The region GCATCCGGGTTCAATCTGGTTGCATCCGCCGAACGCAGCGGCCGCCGTTTGGTTGGCGTTGTAATGGGCGGCAAATCCGCCAACTGGCGCGACATTCAAATGCAACGGCTGCTGGATAATAATTTTGAAAAAATCGGCGTGGCGCGCGCTTATGCATCTTACCCGGTACCTACCGCCATGATTAGCTCCCGTTCCGACAGCGAGGATATGCCTGACCGCATTGCCAACGAAGATTATACCGCCGCCAATGAACCGGCTGGCGATGCCGCTGATACTCCAGCGCCGATCAACCCCGCAAAACAAGTCAGCGCCCTTGCGCCCGTCAATTACCCTGCGCCCGTATCGGAACCTTCTTCCATTTCCGACAGTTCCAATAGCTGGGGAGTACAAGTAGGTGCCTTCAATTCTATGAGCAAGGCTAAAACCGCAGCCGCAAAAGCACAACGTTTGCATGCCTTGCTGAAGGTAGCTACCGTTGATGTAGCACCCCTTGCCAAGGGCAAAAAACGCGTCTACCGCGCGCGTTTGATCGGCTTGACGGAAAATGATGCCAATACCGCCTGCTCCACCCTGAAAAAGCAAAAACGGGAATGCCAGATCGTTTCGCCAGAAAAACTCGCCGCCAACTTCTAAACGATTTCCACTTCGAAACAGTATTGTCCTAGTCTGCCGGCGCAATCTTTACCATCTGCTAACTATTCTGTCCTAGAGTAAAGGTCCAACCTTTTATTCCTTCCTCTATTATGGCTTCTGTAACCTATATCAAACGATATGACGAAGACGGATTTTGGTCAGATTCCAACGACCAATATCGCGGCAACCCGCCTATGATTCGGGCCATGGATAATGGCGCCTGGGTAGGAGTTGGCGTATTCGACAGCGCACGATCTTTCGAAGGTGTAGTTCCGGATCTGGACTTGCATTGCCAGCGGTCCATTCTATCCACGCAGCGTCTGCGCCTGACCCCGCCGGTGGATGCACAATATGCGATTGATATTTGCCATAAATCCATCGCCAAATTTCCCAAAGACGCGCTGCTTTATATAAGACTGGAATTCTGGGCCGCCGAAGGAATTATTCCCGCCAATCAAAGCAAAATCAATTTTGCGGTCGTTACCACCGAAGTGCCCTGGGCCGGCGATACTTTTACGGCTTGCGTTTCTTCGTACCGCCGTCCCGATCCGCGCACCGCGCCAACCAATGCCAAGGCGAACGCGCTTTATACCAACATTCACCTTGCCGGCGTCGAAGCCAAGGAAAAAGGATTCGATACGGCATTAATGCTGGATCTGAATGACAATGTTTGCGAATTTGCGGTAGCGAATTTGATTTATGTCAAAGGCACAACCGTCTATACGCCGAAACCCAGTGCTTGTTTTTTAAATGGGATTACGCGCCAGCGCGTCAGCGGGTTGCTGGCCGATGCCGGATATAGAATCGAAGAAAAAGTCACGAAATTGCAGGATTTGATGGAAGCGGATGAAGTATTTTCCACCGGCAATTTATTCAAAATCCGCGCCTGCACAAAATTGGAAGATCGTTTATTCGATCCGGCCCCTGGCCCCGTTGCCGCGCACGCGAAGAAATTATATTGGGATTTCGCCCATGGGCGAATCCAATCGAAAGCCAAAATTATTATCTAGGCGCAGGCTTTTTTGCCGCTGCAATCCATCGTTGGATAATCGGTATAGCCTTTTTCCGTGCCTCCATAAAATGTATCGCGGTCATATGGCGTTAATTTTGCGCCAACCTTAAACCGATCAGCCAAATCGGGATTGGAAATAAGCCAACGGCCAAACGCAACCGCATCGGCCACCCCGCTGGCAATAGCCCGATTCGCGGTTTCTTGGGTATGTCCGCCGGCAGCGATCAAACAAGTTTCCGGTCCAATTAATGGTTTAAACCGGTCCAATTCTATATCTGTTTCACTACTCGGCTTATCGCTGGAACCTTCCGTGCGGGGTTCGACCAGGTGAATATAGGCCAAATGATATTCGCGCAACCGTTCGACAACATACGAATACTGGGCCCAGCGATCGGAAGGATGAATATCGCCAAACGTGCCGGATGGCGATAAACGTATGCCAACCTGGCGGGAATCCCATTCGCGCAACACGGCGCGGACGACTTCCAATGTCAGACGCGCGCGGTTTTCAACGCTGCCGCCATAAATATCGGTGCGGTGGTTGGAACCATCGCACATAAACTGATCCAGCAAATATCCATTGGCCGCGTGAATTTCTACGCCGTCAAAACCGGCCAATTTGGCATTGGCGGCCGCATGGCGGTAATCTTCGACGATTTGCGGAATTTCATCCAGCGCGAGGGCGCGCGGGGTAACGCGATCCTTCATTCCGTTTGCGGTCGGCGCCTGGCCGCCCGGAGAGATCGCCGACGGAGCCACCGGTAACGCGCCGCCCGGCAATAAATCCGGATGCGACTGACGGCCGACATGCCATAATTGCAGGAATATTAAACCGCCTGCCTTGTGCACGGCGTCGGTTACCAATTTCCAACCTTCGATTTGCTCGGCCGTATGAATCCCCGGCGTCGCATAATACCCGTGGGCCATTGGATTAATCGGGGTGGCTTCGGAAATAATCAACCCGGCGCCAGCCCGTTGCGCGTAATATTGGGCATTCAATTGCCACGGAATATTCCCGGGCATCTTTGCCCGCATCCGGGTCAGTGGCGCCATAATGACGCGGTTTTTTAAATTGAATTTGCCAAGTTGCAGAGGATTTAAAATAGGATTTTGCTGGGTCATACATTCAGATATATGAGCAACTCTGTAAAATTCAAGCCTTTCCCACAGATGATCCACAGCTTTACTGCTTTGTATAAGGCTGCTATTATTTGCGGTCTTTATTGGAGTTATCTATGAACGCAAAAAATGCCGCCCAAAATGCCACCACCGAAATCCATGCCGAGGATTATCGCGCCGTGCGTTTGGCCAAGGCCGAAAAATTGCGTGAAATGGGCATTAACCCCTACCCTTATAAATTCGTGCGCAGCCATACCGCGCAACAATTGCAGGATACATACAAGGATCTGGCCGCCGGAACCGAAACCGCCGATGTGGTTCAGGTTGCCGGGCGCATTATGGCGTACCGCAATTCCGGCATGTTTATCGATTTGATGGATGAAACCGCAAAAATTCAAGTCTTTGCGCATAAAGATAATTTATCCGCCGATCAACTGGCGATCCGCGATTTACTGGATATCGGCGACATGATCGGCGCTACCGGCACTATCCGCCGCACGCCGCGCGGCGAATTATCGGTCAAAGTGCAAACTATTACCGTTCTATCCAAAGCATTGCATACTCTGCCGGAAAAATATCACGGTCTGTCGGATGTCGAAACGCGTTACCGCCAGCGTTATGTCGACCTGATTATGAATGAAACATCGCGCACAACGTTGCGTAACCGCAGCCGCATCGTATCGGCCATGCGCCGGTATCTCGATGAAAACGGATTTATGGAAGTCGAAACGCCAATGCTGCACGCGATCCAGGGCGGCGCGTCGGCAAAGCCGTTTACCACGCATCACAATGCGCTGGATTCCAATTTCTTTCTGCGCATCGCGCCGGAATTGCATTTAAAACGCCTGATCGTTGGCGGTCTTGCCAATGGCGTGTATGAAATTAATCGCTGCTTCCGCAACGAAGGTATTTCGATCAAGCATAATCCGGAATTCACCACGCTGGAATTGTACCTTGCCTATGCCGATTACAACGACATTATGACGCTGACCGAAAATATTATCGCGCATTGCGCCAATACGGTTCTGGGCACCACCAAAGTGACTTATCAAGGCCGCGAAATCGATTTTAAATCGCCATGGCCGCGCAAATCCATGACCGATTTGGTTAAACAAGAAACCGGCGTCGATTTCATGACGATCACCGATCCCGCCGCCGCACGCGCCGCCGCCGATAAATTGGGCGTATATGTGGAACCAAAATCCAATTGGGGCCAAGTGGTCGCCGCCATGTTCGACGCCAAAGTCGAAGCGACCTTGGTGCAACCGACCCATGTGATCGATTTACCAAAAGATATTTCGCCGCTGGCCAAAGTTCATCGCAGCAATCCCCTGCTGACGGAACGGTTTGAATCTTTCGCCAATGGATGGGAAATCGCCAACGCGTTTTCGGAATTGTCCGATCCGGTCGATCAACATGACCGGTTTGCCGAACAAATGAAACAACGCGAGGAAGGCGATGCCGAGGCGCAAATGATGGACGAAGATTATGTCACCGCGCTGGAATATGGCTTACCGCCCACCGGCGGACTTGGCATCGGCATCGACCGGATGGTGATGTTGTTGACCGATTCCGCCAGCATCCGCGATGTGATTGCATTCCCGACCCTGCGGCCGAAGGCGTAAAAATTACCGACAAATAAAACGCTAAATTTCCTAGCGGTTATGGGTGCTTTCTCTCCGCAACCAATTTAGCGCCGTGGGATCCACCATATCTCTAAGCGGCGGTCTTGTACCGTCATGATAATCCGGCCCAACGTCAGTTTTTTGATGCAACTCTAAACGATAATCTGGGCCTTCAGAATCTGAAGCGCGAGGACCTTTACTCATCTTTTTCTCCTGTAAAAATTGTTTCTATTATTTTGTTTTTACTATTTTTATTAAAAATGTCATCTGTAAATTTTGCACACCCCGATCGATGAAAGATTAGAAGCACTATATTTTATCTTTTATTATCAAATAGTTATTGTGTATATTGAGTGATCTGGGCGAAGCCGGGGAAAAATTAAACAGCATGGACAAAAAGAAAGGGGCGCAAACCGCGCCCCTTTCCGATAACGAATGCAGGTGGAATTAGAAACCCATTCCGCCCATGCCGCCGCCACCGCCGCCATGATCATGGCCATGCGCTTCTTCTTTTTTCGGAAGATCCGCAATGACCGCTTCGGTGGTGATCAATTGACCGGCAACGGAAATCGCCGATTGCAAAGCGGTACGAACCACTTTGGTCGGATCGATAATGCCTGATTTCACCAGGTCGGTGAATTCGCCTTTGTACGCATCCCAGCCAAAGTTGGAATCTTTGCCTTCCAGCACTTTTCCAACGATAACCGAACCGTCTTCACCGGCGTTTTCAGCAATTTTACGCAATGGCGCTTGCAACGCGCGGCGAACGATGTCGATGCCTGCGCGCTGATCGTCGTTGCTGATTTTCAAGGAATCCAAAGATTTGGACGCTTGCAACAACGCAACGCCGCCGCCCGGAACGATGCCTTCTTGAACCGCGGCACGGGTTGCGTGCATCGCGTCTTCAACACGGTCTTTGCGTTCTTTCACTTCGACTTCGGTCGCGCCGCCGACACGGATTACCGCAACGCCGCCAGCCAATTTGGCCAAGCGTTCTTGCAATTTTTCTTTGTCGTAATCCGATGTGGTTTCTTCGATTTGCGCTTTGATCTGATCTACGCGCGCTTCGATTTCGGCTTTTTTGCCGGTGCCATCGACGATGGTGGTTTCTTCCTTCGTGATGATCACTTTTTTAGCTTTGCCCAACATGTTCAAGGACACGTTTTCCAATTTGATGCCCAAATCTTCGGAAATCAATTGGCCGTTGGTCAGAATCGCAATGTCTTCCAGCATCGCTTTGCGGCGATCGCCGAATCCAGGCGCCTTAACCGCAGCGACTTTCAAACCGCCGCGCAATTTATTGACCACCAAAGTCGCCAAGGCTTCGCCTTCCACGTCTTCAGCAATGACCAATAACGGTTTGCCGGATTGCACGATGGCTTCCAATACTGGCAGCATCGCTTGAAGACCCGACAATTTTTTCTCGAAAATCAAAATGAATGGATTTTCCAGTTCGCAGGTCATTTTTTCGGCGTTGGTGACGAAATACGGGCTGATATAGCCCCGATCGAACTGCATGCCTTCGACGACATCCAATTCGGTTTCCATCGATTTCGCTTCTTCGACGCTGATTACGCCTTCATGGCCGACTTTGTCCATGGCTTTGGCCAGCATGTCGCCGATTTCTTTATCGCCGTTCGCCGAAATCGTGCCGATCTGGCTGATTTCCTGATTGGTCGATACTTTCTTCGACATTTTCGATAAACGCTCACACACCGCTTCGGATGCCATATCCAAACCGCGGCGCAGGTCGGTCGCATTCGCGCCGGCCATGATGTATTTCATCGATTCTTGCATCAAAGCGCCAGCCAAAACGGACGATGTGGTGGTGCCATCACCGGCCGCATCGACGGTTTTGCTTGCCGCCGCTTTAATCATTTGCGCGCCCATATTTTCATACGGATCGGCCAATTCGATTTCTTTGGCAACGGTTACGCCGTCTTTGGTCGACCGTGGGTCGCCAAAGGATTTTTGCAATAATACGGTTCTGCCGCCCGGTCCAAGCGTGGAAGCGATAGTGTTCGCCGCTTGCAATGCGCCGGATAGCAATTTTTGACGTCCGGCTTGGCCGGAATGAATTTGTTTAGCCATTAGGATTCTCCTTTAAATAACGTTATTAGGCGGCTTTTTTCTTGGAACCGGAAGTTTCAATGATGCCCATGATATCGGATTCTTTCATGATCAGATATTCGGTGCCATCCATTTTCACTTCGGTGCCGGACCATTTGCCGAACAAAATGCGGTCGCCCGCTTTAACATCCAACGGCACTAATTTGCCGCTTTCATCGCGGTTGCCGGTGCCAACGGAGACGACTTCGCCTTCCATCGGTTTTTCTTGGGCGCTGTCCGGAATAATGATTCCGCCCGCGGTTTTAGTTTCCGACTCGACGCGTTTTACGAGAACGCGGTCATGTAACGGTCTAAATTTCATGAGCACTGCTCCTTTTCGGTAGGTTAAGAATGAATTAAAAGCATACGGTAATAGGGCTTTTGGAGAGTTTTTAGCACTCCGCCCAAACGAGTGCTAAACATTTAGGAAACAAAATTACTAGTGTCAATGGCTCAAACCAAAAAAATACGTA is a window of Alphaproteobacteria bacterium DNA encoding:
- a CDS encoding co-chaperone GroES, whose amino-acid sequence is MKFRPLHDRVLVKRVESETKTAGGIIIPDSAQEKPMEGEVVSVGTGNRDESGKLVPLDVKAGDRILFGKWSGTEVKMDGTEYLIMKESDIMGIIETSGSKKKAA
- a CDS encoding branched-chain amino acid aminotransferase; this encodes MASVTYIKRYDEDGFWSDSNDQYRGNPPMIRAMDNGAWVGVGVFDSARSFEGVVPDLDLHCQRSILSTQRLRLTPPVDAQYAIDICHKSIAKFPKDALLYIRLEFWAAEGIIPANQSKINFAVVTTEVPWAGDTFTACVSSYRRPDPRTAPTNAKANALYTNIHLAGVEAKEKGFDTALMLDLNDNVCEFAVANLIYVKGTTVYTPKPSACFLNGITRQRVSGLLADAGYRIEEKVTKLQDLMEADEVFSTGNLFKIRACTKLEDRLFDPAPGPVAAHAKKLYWDFAHGRIQSKAKIII
- a CDS encoding alkene reductase; translation: MTQQNPILNPLQLGKFNLKNRVIMAPLTRMRAKMPGNIPWQLNAQYYAQRAGAGLIISEATPINPMAHGYYATPGIHTAEQIEGWKLVTDAVHKAGGLIFLQLWHVGRQSHPDLLPGGALPVAPSAISPGGQAPTANGMKDRVTPRALALDEIPQIVEDYRHAAANAKLAGFDGVEIHAANGYLLDQFMCDGSNHRTDIYGGSVENRARLTLEVVRAVLREWDSRQVGIRLSPSGTFGDIHPSDRWAQYSYVVERLREYHLAYIHLVEPRTEGSSDKPSSETDIELDRFKPLIGPETCLIAAGGHTQETANRAIASGVADAVAFGRWLISNPDLADRFKVGAKLTPYDRDTFYGGTEKGYTDYPTMDCSGKKACA
- the lysS gene encoding lysine--tRNA ligase: MNAKNAAQNATTEIHAEDYRAVRLAKAEKLREMGINPYPYKFVRSHTAQQLQDTYKDLAAGTETADVVQVAGRIMAYRNSGMFIDLMDETAKIQVFAHKDNLSADQLAIRDLLDIGDMIGATGTIRRTPRGELSVKVQTITVLSKALHTLPEKYHGLSDVETRYRQRYVDLIMNETSRTTLRNRSRIVSAMRRYLDENGFMEVETPMLHAIQGGASAKPFTTHHNALDSNFFLRIAPELHLKRLIVGGLANGVYEINRCFRNEGISIKHNPEFTTLELYLAYADYNDIMTLTENIIAHCANTVLGTTKVTYQGREIDFKSPWPRKSMTDLVKQETGVDFMTITDPAAARAAADKLGVYVEPKSNWGQVVAAMFDAKVEATLVQPTHVIDLPKDISPLAKVHRSNPLLTERFESFANGWEIANAFSELSDPVDQHDRFAEQMKQREEGDAEAQMMDEDYVTALEYGLPPTGGLGIGIDRMVMLLTDSASIRDVIAFPTLRPKA
- the groL gene encoding chaperonin GroEL, which translates into the protein MAKQIHSGQAGRQKLLSGALQAANTIASTLGPGGRTVLLQKSFGDPRSTKDGVTVAKEIELADPYENMGAQMIKAAASKTVDAAGDGTTTSSVLAGALMQESMKYIMAGANATDLRRGLDMASEAVCERLSKMSKKVSTNQEISQIGTISANGDKEIGDMLAKAMDKVGHEGVISVEEAKSMETELDVVEGMQFDRGYISPYFVTNAEKMTCELENPFILIFEKKLSGLQAMLPVLEAIVQSGKPLLVIAEDVEGEALATLVVNKLRGGLKVAAVKAPGFGDRRKAMLEDIAILTNGQLISEDLGIKLENVSLNMLGKAKKVIITKEETTIVDGTGKKAEIEARVDQIKAQIEETTSDYDKEKLQERLAKLAGGVAVIRVGGATEVEVKERKDRVEDAMHATRAAVQEGIVPGGGVALLQASKSLDSLKISNDDQRAGIDIVRRALQAPLRKIAENAGEDGSVIVGKVLEGKDSNFGWDAYKGEFTDLVKSGIIDPTKVVRTALQSAISVAGQLITTEAVIADLPKKEEAHGHDHGGGGGGMGGMGF